The genomic region ATTTAAATATTTCGGCGATGCCAAATCCGTAAAAATCGTAAGCGGATTTACAATGACAAAACCGCAGGATTTAAAAAAGATAGGCGGAGTTTGGCAGGGCAGTTTTATAATTTACCCCGGCGAATATAAATATCTGTTTATTGTTGACGGAACGCAGACTTTGGACCCGCACGCGCCGGAAAAAGACGGAAGATCTTTTATAAAAATTGACTAAGGCGGTAAACACATGGATTTTCATTGGCATAAAGGAATTGAGGAGTATATAGACGCGTTAGCTTCGGACAACGCCACCCCGGGCGGCGGCAGCGCCGCGGCTGCTTCAGGCGCTATAGGCTGCGCTTTAGCTATTATGGCAATGCGCGTTACGGCTAAATTAAAAGCTACGGACCCAAACATAATTCCGGCGCTTAACAATGTTTCCGCCGAGGTAGAAACCGCTGAAAATACTTTAAAAAAATTCACTTTAGAAGACAGCGCCGCTTACCAAAACTATATAAACCTTAAAAAAGAACAAAAAACAAATCCTGAAATCTCTTTAGATAACGCTATTACCGATATGGCAATAGTGCCTGTCAACACCGCGCTTGAATGTATTAAAGTGCTTAAAACGCTTGATAATGTTAAAAACGGTATTTCACCTGTAATAGCGTCCGACATGCTTTGCGGACAACACATGCTTTTTTGCACTATCAGATGCTGTATGGAAATGATGAGAACGAATTTGCCTTTTGTAAAAGTTGATGCCGTTATAACGCTTTTAGCCCAAACAATTGAACACTGTGAACAATTCCTGGAGGCTACCCCAGAATGCCCAAAACAGCCGGAACTGTAGAAGTAAACCCGATAGAAGAACTTTTGGAAAGCGTTACGGTAAGCCTGCCCAACGCGCCGCAAGACGTTGTTGAGAAAATTGTTATTGTATACAACGGCAAAAGAACCGCGCGCCAAATGTTTGAAATTATTAAACAGCTTAAAGAAGAAGTTGTTATCAACGTCTTTAATACCGATGATTTTATAGCACAAATACTTCTTGACAAAACAACCGTCCGCGCGGCGTCAAAAGAATTAAAAACCATAAAAAACAAAGAAGATATTTCCAAATTCCAAAAAATTTTAGGTTTTAGCGAAAAAACAAAAGATATTCTGGCGCAATTCTACGCTTCTGCAGGGGCTTTAATGTCTTTTGATGAAGAAATGTCATCAGCTTTAGCAGAAGTCGGATACAAAGAAAATCCTGAAACGCCCAAAGCGCTTGAAGCTATAAAAAAACTTGAAGAAAAAGCCTTAACCGCGAAAAACCATAAAAACCATGCTGCGCAAAATAAAGAAGATATTACGCACTATGCTTTAAAATATAATTTCCCCTTTGCTTTAGCAAAAATTATGCTGGAAAGATTTAACCGCACAGGCGCAAGGCATTTTAAAACGGAATTAAATTTCCTAATGTCTGCGTTAAATAAAATAAGCCAAAATGAAAAAATAAATTCTTTTTTAGCCGCAAAAGTTCTATGCGGTTTTCTTACAATTGACGACGCCCAAAAATTCACTGAGATGAGCAAGGAATTAACCTACTTAATTGACGGCGACGATATTTTTATTTTAGGCTGCCGCTATTTAAGAACAAAAACCGCTAAAGAAGTGCGCTATACTTTAGACGCTATTTTAAAAAGACTTCCTTTCGCGGAAATTAAAGAAGAAAATTTGGGCCTTGCCGTTTCCGTTTTAATAGACGGCACCCAGGAATCTTTGGAACAAGCCATGTTAAAAGCGCAAAAAGCTAAAGATATGTACTCTTTTAGAAAAAGCCTTGCAAAATATGATTGTTTTGACCCTTTTACTTATGAAATTTCTAAAAAATTCGCGGGCGTAATAACGGCAGGCCGGCTTGTTGAAAATTTTAATTCTATTTTAAACAGCCTGCCATTTTGCTCCTCCCCTGCGGAAAATAATGATTTAGCCTGCAAAGTTCTTTTAAACAAAATAAAACAGGAAGAAGCTGTCACCCAGGCTACTTACCGCCGTAATTTAAAAGCAAAAAGTTTAACCGAAGGGCTTGCGCCCGAGGTGTTAAAAAAATATCTAGGCACTATGAGTCCGGAAGATATTATCGCTATTTTTGACAAAGCGCTTTCGCATTATTCGTTTTGGAAAACGGACAGCAAGAAACATCTTTACGCGTTGGAAGCGGTTATCGCGCAGCTTAACGGCACTTCAACGGAGGAAATTTCCCGCTTTGTTTTGGAATCTTTAGAAGAAGGGCAAAATATGGAAGAAATTTCAGATACTCTTATGCAAATTCCTTCCAAAGATAAACTTAAGTTAAAATATACGGATTTAAAAAATTTTCAACAAGACGGAAAGGCCCCGCCCCCGTCATCTTTATCCGACATATTTAACTAACATAAAAATGTTTTATATTTATAGAAAATTTGCTATGCTAATTTAAAGACCGTATAAGTAGAATAAATTAAAATAAGGGAATTATATTATGAGATATTGGGTTTATATAAACAACAAGGTCATGGGACCTTATGAGGAAGGTAATATACCGGAACTGCAGGGGTTTACTCCGGACACGTTAATATCTTCCGAAATTATTGAAGAAGGAGCAAGCCAGGAATGGATTCCGGCAAGAGCGGTCCTCCATATTCCCGACCCTATACTTGATAACGTTTCCGAAAGACATTTGGACACAGGCTCCGTTACTAATACCTATGTCGCGGCCGGCGATTTAGCCAAAGGCGGGGAAATAGTTGGGGAAAAAGAAGAATATACCCAAAGCGCCGAAGAACTTTTAAATGAAATTTTTAGTCTTAAAAAAGAAGTACAAAATCTTAGAAAAGACGTTAACCGCATTATTAAAAACACCGGGAAACCGGAAGATACCAAAGACGTTCCGGCGGCTGATCCTTTTGAAGAAACTTTAACGGAAAGAGCGCACCTCGGAAAAGTAATAGCGGGAAGCAATTCTCTAGACTCTGCTGACGACGCGCTTGTAACAAAAGTAGAAAGTATAGCGGAAGACAATACCCCCCCGCAAATGGAAATGGCACCTGTTACAACAGTTGAACAAACAGAAACAGATTTAAACAATGAAAATATTGAAGGCAAGATTATTGATTCTTTCTCAGCTGTTTCTATAGTTCCCGAGCTTAATAATTTAAAGCAGGAAGAACCGGCGGAGCAACCTGCACAACAAATTGAAGAACCTGCCCCTAAACAGGAAGAACCCGCGCAGCAAGAACCGTTACAGGAAACTTTACCGCAGCAGCAGGATAATTTAAAAACGCAAGAAGAAACCGTGCAGAAAGAAACTGCGCAGGAGCAAAAGGCTCAAGAAATACAACACCCCGTCCAACAGCAAGAACCTATGCCTGTACCCGAACTTGCGGACATGCAACCCGTAACTGACTCCGATTTGGGAAAGCAAAAGAACCCCGCCGAACAACACCAAATGCCACCCCAGCCTGACATAGAATCTATAAAAATAGAACCTATTTCTTTAGGCACGGAAGACGCGTTGCTTACTCAGACTTTTACGCAGCAGAACTCTTCTATTGAAGATGACGCTGCGGTAGTGGCGTCGGCGCTTGATTCTCTTTATAAGGCACCCCCTGTAAAAAAGGAAGAACCTGCCAAAGAAGAAACCATTGAGTTTGAGGATTTAATAGCTCCCAAAGACGCGCCTAAAGAGGAAACCGTGTTTGAAACAAAAATGAACACAGTTCCCGAAATACAGCTTAATGAAGCCACTTCTTTAATATCGGACTTTATACCGCCAAGCGAAGTATCTAAAGAAGACGATAAAGCCGCTTCTGAAGACGTGCAGGAAATCGTCTCGCCGTTGGAAAGAACAAAAACCGCCGCCGGCCCCGTTAATGACGCGTCCGATAATATTGATTTAAACTCTCCGTTTGACACTCCCGTAGTTAAAAGGGTTAAGCCTACGGACATTAAAACAAGTCCGTTAATTTCAGCTAAAGATACGGCGGAATTTTCCGAAAACACCGAAAGGATTAACGATATTGACCAATTCGGCACAATAGAAGAAACAACTTCCTACAAGTCAGCTAAAGGTAATGGAGCGAAAAAAATAATGCTGGGTTTATTTGCTGTTTTAGCCATAGCTATAATATATATGGGACTGCTTTTTGTAGGAATAGCACCGGACTTTCTCAACCTTATGGGAAATAAAGAAGCGCCTGAAGAAGATATTTCACAACCTAACTCGGGACTGCAAATGCCACAATCCATCGATGATATTTTTGCAACTCAGGAGTTTAACGAAACTCCCGCTTCTGCAATGTCTGAAAGCTCTTCCGGTGACGGGCTGCCCTTCTCTTCTATACCTTCTTCATCAAACAATGTTGAATCTCAAGTCCTTTCAGACGTAAGATTCTATCTTTTGCCTACGGGGCAAATCCTTGAGAATGTTATAAACTTAAAACATCCTACTGCAACCTCCCAAATAGAATGGACCACAAAAGAGTTTGATGCAGATAACTATGTCGTTACGGTGAAAATACCGCCGGAAACGCCAAACGGGCTTAATACAATATATAAATTCAACTATAACCCGACAACAAGAATTATAACTCCTTTAACTTCAAGTTCAAAAAATATTTTAGGACAATAATAAAATCCCCCGGACTAAAAGCCCGGGGGATTTTTACATAACCTCCGCTTTGATACCGCATAAAAAAAGTTCCCATACCCCAACTTACTCAAGGGTAAAGATTTTAACAAAAAGTAAAACCCCCGTTCAAACGGGGGTTTTATTCTGTAATGTTTTTATAAAAAACATGGAGGGTGTGTGTGGCACCCTCCACTGTGCTTTTAGTGGGATAAGGGAAGATATCTTTTAAATATGCATGTAGTCGAAACGGGAAAATCTGTTAAATATTTTTTTTAAAGAGTACATATTCAAAACTCTGTTTTCTTTAGTTTTTAAATAGGAATAAACAACTTTATTATTTGAATACTCTCCAAGCGGCTGCGCCTCTTTTATTAAAGAAATTTCTTGTTTCAAATTTTTGGCGTGCTTAACTGAAAGCAAAGTATAAATATTTCCGCTTTTACACCAAAGTAAAAGTATTCCTTCTTTAGGAATATTATTTGATTCTGTTTTATTCATATTTAACATCTTATAACCAATCCTGATTATAATAATATAATGTTTTTTATTTATTTGTCTAGTGGTATTTTAGCTTTCCTTTACATTCTTTTAAACAGGGTATCAATTATTACATATTTTTATATAATGGATATATGAATAAAAGACAGCTTTTTGTTTTTACCGTAGTTCTGGCCATGCCTATTATATCTTCAGGCTGCGGAGCGGATATCGCGCAGATAATTTTAAGTTATAAAAAACTGCAAAACTACATTATGCAACATTCTTTAAAGCAGCCTTCTAAAGGCGGCGTGTACGGGCAAAACGCCCTCCCTAAACAATCCGGCGGCGTAACTATAACCAATAAGCAGACTGAAGTAAGGGTAAAAAAAGCTATCTTAGTATCTTCAATGTATACACAGGCATATATGCAAAAAGCCGCGGAAGAATGCACCGTACAAGGGCAAAAAGAAATGATCGCCGCGCTTAAAGATTTAAATACTTCTTTTATGCGTTCGGCGCAGTCCTCTAAAAATGACGAGGATTTTAAAAAATCTTTAGAAAGGAATTTAGCCGCCGCGCAACCCAGATTGAATGCAATTTTGCTAAAATATAAAAAGTAGGAGTTACCAATGAAAAAATTATTAGCAGTAATGTTAGTTTGTGTTTTATTAATCGCTTGCGGCGGCAACCCTAAAACCAATATCGTTATGTTAAGTAAAAGTGACCTCAACACAATGACAGGCGGGGAAGTTACCTCCTTTTATAAAGCAAGTAATAAAGATTTATTAAACAGCCTTGTTTATAACTATGGCGGCGAAGCTTATGACAAACTTGTACCTGTTTTTAATAACATGGATGCCGAACTTACGGCAATGTCTAAAGTAACAACAACAAAAGAAGAATATTACCTAAAACTTAAAGTTTTAGTAAAAAAATACCGCACCCAGGTTAACAGAGCCTTGAAAAAATAAATTCAAAAATTTTGCTGGCCTAAATAAAACCACCCGTTTAATTTAAACGGGTGGTTTTATTTATATTGCAAAGACACTTTGTTGCGTAAGCCTGCGGATAGGAATTTTTTTATTTGTGTGCCACCTCCGCCCTGTTTTCCGGTATGTGGCGCTGTTTGCCCGCCCGGGCAAAAAACAAACTTAGCTTTGGGAAAAAGAAACCCCCGCCTTACAGGCGGGGTAGTTTTATTAAACTTATCTTACAGCGTCGATAAGAGCTTTAGTTTTATCCGTTTTT from Elusimicrobium minutum Pei191 harbors:
- a CDS encoding cyclodeaminase/cyclohydrolase family protein, whose amino-acid sequence is MDFHWHKGIEEYIDALASDNATPGGGSAAAASGAIGCALAIMAMRVTAKLKATDPNIIPALNNVSAEVETAENTLKKFTLEDSAAYQNYINLKKEQKTNPEISLDNAITDMAIVPVNTALECIKVLKTLDNVKNGISPVIASDMLCGQHMLFCTIRCCMEMMRTNLPFVKVDAVITLLAQTIEHCEQFLEATPECPKQPEL